The Rhipicephalus microplus isolate Deutch F79 chromosome 4, USDA_Rmic, whole genome shotgun sequence sequence AAGCGCTCTTGCGGTGCGCAACAACAGGACCTTGGCAGCCTGCCGCTTTCCGAACTGCCAAAACTCGGAACGCAGTGGTGATTTTGTGCTGATGGTGTTTTGCGATACTTCCTCGCCAGCAGGGCTCGTGTGTTCCGCTGATGTGTACCAAGCGAGCGCACATCCTTGACATTTTTCGCAGCATTGCGTTGAATGGAGAACGTTAGGAAAATTCCGTAGACTCGATCTACGTGTTGTGGCATTTGGCTGCTGGCAACCCAGCGGTTGGTTGAAGCATCGCATACTGCTCCTGTCAGTGGAACACGGCTGTCTTCACGACCTACCCTATGGTTTCAGATGAGTTCGCCCTCACGTGGCCGCTACGTGTCGCCGCAAATATGAAAGGCCATGTAAGGTGACACAGCGACTGTATTTTCTACCCTTGGAAATCAATAAAAGGTAAACCATCGGCATGCTGCATGCTGAAACTGCATGCTGAATTGTGTTGTTTATGCTGTATGAGTTGCATAACAAATTGATTTATATATTGGTATCTCTTGTGTGATAAATTTCATAATATGCTACATAATAAATCATCGCCTTGTTTACATCGACCAGTATTTCTGTGCTTGTACTGGATTTTTCAGGGACTGAAAtattgttgcaatttttttatgctttaGACACGTGTGACAACCTTTTGAGAAAGTGAACATGAGCAATATTTTTTATAAACCGTAGTTCCATTGTTTCCACCACTCTGCAAAAGAGCTGTGGGTATAGGTAACTGAAAGAATAATTGTTAAATTTTTTGGTGCATATTAATGATAGTGAAGGTTTATccctcaaaaccacaatatgattctGAGAAACACTGttatggagggctctggaaattttgaccttcTGATGTTCATTGAAGTGCCCCTAAGTCGAAACACATGGCCCTCTAGCATCGCGCTCATTAGCATTCAAGCTCCATAACTGGTAGACCATCGTGTTGGGTCGTCTCTCGGTTCATGAGGCAAATACTTGAATATTAACCAAGACAAAAGAAATAACTGTTATGAACTGCATTAATTACAAGTACCATTCTTAATACCCTAAACTTGTGAGCGTTCAAGGAAGGGTTGAAGGCACGTTATTCACTGTGTAAAGTTCATTACCACGTGCGTGTAAATGTTGAAATTCCTGTGGCACTTAGTGTAGCTTACTAATCTCAGTATCTAGAATGCCACTGTAGCGGAGGACGGGACTCGTTGAGTGCTGACACATTGTGGGCAAAGTTGTCCCTGTAGGACAGGATGGGGGCATTGTCTTCACTTTTATTCGCCGTCAATTACCAGGGTGCACAGCAGTGGAATGGAGAGGAGTTGTCTAAGCGGGCATAGTGCCACTCCGCTCCGTCTCGCATTTTGAGTGCCAAAGCCACCACTCCGCGTCCTCCAGACAATTGCTGGAGTACAAGTCTTGCTATTCCAATGTCACgtcagttctctctctctcttctgcctTGTGTTTCATGTGCTACTGGCACACACTATTATCTTCTTCAAGCCATTGACAGTTCTGCCTACAAGGTCGGTGTTACTTGGGTTGCTTAGGTTAATGCAGCAAGTCACCCATTTCGAATACGAGCAATCACTGTGACACTTATCATATGATCCTTGGTTTATGTAAGGCTGTGCTCATTACACTGCCAGGATCCCACAGGGGGCTTTTATATGCTTGCATCACTGGGAGTCATTCCATAACTGTGTGAGAGAACTTAAAAAAATTGCACAGCTTAAGTTAAGTAGTGCAGGCAATGTGTGAAAGTGGAGTGCAAGACTAGTGTTTGATGCTTTCTGTATGCATAAATTCAAGAGgctctccggagccctccactacggcgtctctcctaatcatatggtggttttgggacgttaaaccccacaaatcaatcaatcaaattcaaGAGGCTCCAGACTGCTAGTATATATGGTGGATAACCAGAAATTTGGTCTTAAAAACAACAGAAAACAGCAAAAGCTTTCATGGTAATGTACACATTCAATGGTACTTGTTTTATAGTTACCAGATAACTGTTCCAACACTGTGTAGAATGAAGCaaagggcaaaaaaaaacatatacgaGCATGCATACAACATTTTTTGCTCGATTAACACTGACAGTTAAGTTACAAACTTCCAAGTGTAAAATTGTGAAAGAAAAGCATTACGCTCCTCATCACAAAGGCTGAGCAACTGCATGTAAGCTGTATTACAGTGGCAGTTACACTCGTGCTTTGCAGTTCATGTGGTGTCAATGTCCAGTACAGGATAAGTGGAAAAGAGGTTAATGTAAAGGTGTGTCACTTCTAAGACTCTAAACGAGGTATTTCCTAGGTGTGCATTTGTACATGTGCCCCTTCTTAGCAGTCTTATGCTTGGTCCTTGTCTGTCACTGAGTGTAGTCCATAGTatcttctttcacttttttttttcattttaaactGAGAGCTTCATTTGAAGAATAGAATCTGCATATTTCTTTGAAGCAATTAATTTTATTGCATTCAGGCTTTCTCTCAGTTTTTATGACATATGTCTCAGTTATCAAGCCTGTTGACTGCACACGCCCCAGCTCTGCAGCTGTGTGTGAACAGCTGCTCATTCCAGCAGGTAGTGCTGTTCTTTTCCCCCATGTGGGGGTGACGGTGAGAGAAACATAGGCAGCAATAAGGGCGTTGGGGAAAAAAAGGCATAATATGCTGTCACACATAACAGACACATGAGGTACTATACTTTTGGATtgttccttttctttatttctgcaTTTTCGACTTGCGTACATTTTCTCCATGTTTTTGGATGTCTTTTCAATTTATTACACCTGCTCTGATACCTTTAGACATTGGCTTTTTCTCACAGACAACGTGGTGGACATTGCTCGCTAATTTTATGCTGTGCCAATAACACTCTTTAGCCAAAGTTTTGGGTGAACACTGTGCCAAGCAAGTAGTGGGGATAGCAGGTCATGTCCTGCACCCCAAAGCCTGTATAATATTCCCATTGACTTTGGCAGCCCTCGCAGGAAGGGTTCTGCCTCCATTTCTGTGCGGGTGGTTTCAACAGCTCCCTAAAAAAATCTGGAGACAAGCTTCCTGGCATGTGATGGCTTTTCCAATTTCAGGGTTTATTCCTGACTGTCATTTGCTGTCTCACTCACCAGGAGGAGGCAATATTTAGGTGAGAGACTGTAAATATGTTATTTCGCAGCATGCACACATTCTGCCCTCTTCCTCTTGCAAGACGTAGTCGAGGCATGACACTGCAAAAGTTGCACTATGAGAGAACTCTGTCGGGCACATGCAAGTCACTGCTGCTCGGTGATAGTACAAGCCGATATTCGCGTTCCTGTCATGTACAAACTACCCTGACAACCGACAATATTAAAAATACAGCATTGTTTGATTTCTCCATTCACAGCTCTCTTCTTTTACTGAGAACAGTGTCATGGTTGGGCTTGGTATAATTTTATGGCATTCAGAGCAGTCGCATAGAGCAGCAGCTTCAGTACCGAGTTTTTAGTCACCATCAAAGTTAGACATGTAGCTACGGTTGGAATGCGACATCATGGCAATAACTTGAACCCTATGGCCAATGCTGCATGATGCTGTTGGCTATAAAAACTACATATTCATACCCTGCcacgattgatttattgatttattgcttgtttttttttttttgctagataTAGAAATTGAACTCTCTTATGCTAGTGTTAAACAGTGGCTTCTTTTCCAAGTTTTCTTTTACGAAGTCGGTAGAAGAGGACAGAGCGTAAGAACAAAAGAAGAAGGACACAAATGAGCACTGCTCGCGTGCTCCATTCTTTTGCGCTAACGTTGCACAAGATGCATCAAATCCAAACCGCCAATGTCTCTACGTTGCTGAATTTTCTTCTATTATTTCATTAATTTGGTGTTGTTAATGGGCAACAGCTTCCATAATCTCCTTCCTTTGTATGACATTTGAAGAACTACTGACACTTCAAGTTTCGCAACCTCCTCTGGCATACTGGCACAAAGTGCTAATAATGCCAAATGTAGGTGTATCGTGTGATGTGTTCAGTTTCTGCTCTGCTTTGAAAGGCAGTCCTAGATTGTCCATTAATTGCTCAtactttttgcttttttgttacACAGGCAAGGAAGATGATTAACCGAGAAATGCTTGCAAAAGCAACCCTCAACAATGCGTCATGTGAGTTGCATTGATTTCCCCACAAATACAAGAATACAATGCCGAGGATCTCAGTGTTAaggaaataaactgaaactgttATAAAGCAGTGCGGGATACTAAATGTGTGCACGGGCTTCGGTTAGCCCGAAACCGACTTGCGGGCAGGGTTTGGCCGGGCCGACGTCTTCTCATCTCATGCCAGGGCTGGGCTCAGGCTTCACTGTTTCTTGTCAGGCGGGCTGTGTCAGCTGTGCCCGCGTAGTGTCGTTTCTGCAACCACCTCCATCTCATTTCTCGGTTTTCGTTTGCTTTAACCACTTTAATCACGAGGGTAGAGAGTGAAGTCACACAAGATGAGCTTTGTGATTACCCATACACAGAATAATCCCTCTCCTATATCTGGGGTAGTAAACTTCTGGGAAAGCAAATGGTCTAAGTACTCCAAGCTTGCTATGCTAGCGAAAATATATTGGCAATTCGAGCAACCAATGCAAGATGCGAACAGGCCTTCAGTTGGGCAGGATATATGCGACACAGGAAAGCCAAATTTCACTGAATCGAACCACTAGACACCTTATTTTTACAGGACGACTTGTAATTGTGGCATATAGTGACTATAAGGCGTCGTCTACTTATGTTTCAGTTTGACATGTTGCATAAGGAGACACATTATCGGAAAATGACATCTTGTCTCCGTGGTAAACCTTCATAACATCCCGCTGGACCCGGCTGCGCCACAACTTTAATTTTTGCACGTCAGGTTGGCCAGAGCGGGCTCGCAGCCCCCTAATGTCGGGCTCAGGCGGGCCTTTGATGCAGTCACCCGGCCCGGCCCAGCCTGGGcttgcgctttcaaattagaccCGGGCACAGCTCTACGGGACACTCATAGGCATTAGCATGTTGAAACGACGGCAGCGTTCATATATCTTGCCCCAATATAAGGAAGCGCACTCACTAGTAGTAAAGAATATCAAGCAGCATCCTAATTAATTAGTTATTTGTAATATCCTCAAGGCTATATGACATAATCAGATGATCACTGATCATGTGCTCAACAATCATGTGATCATGTGCTCAACTTTAGTTACTAAATGCAGAATTAGCAAATAAATTACCTGTTAAAAAGACAACCATCTTTGTCAGACATGCTCGCTTACTGTTCAGAAAAAGTTCAGCTGTAGATTACGGAAAATGCTACAATGCCTATGTACCATTCTTGAATCCTCATTGAAGAtctgaaaaaaattattgtggGTCGCTCCAGTATACCATGCGGTTATCCCATCTTTGACCGACAGTTTCGGTTGCAGAAGTTCACTATGTACTTGGTTCGTGATTGTACCCATTCAGGAAAGTTTGTTTATGCGACTAATCTTGCCGAATCGCTTTGCTTTCTTGTTGTGCAGCGAGACAAGTTCCAACTCGCACCGAGATTCGTCTGCCACCTGGTGTTTCCTTAACGAGCACACCTATTCCAGTTCAGATGACTAGAAATAATCATGTGACTGTCACGCTGGATGGCACAACAAGCGTGCGAAACTTGTTGCAACAACATGCCAGGCCTTACGATGACTCGCTTCTTCGACGTCAACTGAACAAATCGGCTGTGGGTCCAGCAGCAGCAGTGGGAACAGCAGTAGCAACTAGCAAGGGCCAACCTATCATCGACAAGAGCCTACTTGCCCAGCACCTAACGCAGAAAAACAATGAGCTTAAAGTCATTGAGTTAGCCCCCAATGAAAAAGTGCGGGTGTTAAGAACGTCTGGCGGGACAGTAACAGTACGCTCGCTCAGCCCGGTGTCTGCACCCTTCAGGGTACATACAGAACAAGTGAGGCCCCCTCATAGCATAGTTCAGACCGAACCACTTAGTGCGCCTCCCGGCAGTGTAGAACATGGTATCCCTAATAATCTGGAGCAGAGGAGAGCACCACCATCATCGCCTGTCGTGAATGGACCTATCATCGCACCGCGCAAAATATTACCCAAGCCCGTGCACAGCCTGTCGTTCGTGGCCAATGGGGGCCGTGTTCATCAGAATCCACCTGTGGTTTCTGTTCAGAATGCTACCACAAGAGTGAGGCTCGTCGACCCTCCCATTCATGCTGCTCCTAATGATGTGATCACTGGTCTCAAGAACATGGCCGTAGTTCATCCCCAGGTACGGCCTGCCATGTCTATGAAACCCATTGGTGCTGACGAACTAGCGAAAGAGGCACAGCTGTCAAAAACAGCTGCTCAAAATGTGGCCCCCAATATGACACATAAAATTGCGCAGCCAAGCACCtcagcagctgctgcttctgccggGCAGAGGGCCTTTTTGGAGCCAAATCGAGTTGTCCCGGTGTCAATCCAGCGAAGTGTTCCCCGACCTAATGTACAGCGGGTAGACGAAGATGAAAGCAAGAAGTCCAAAATGATTATTGTGGATCTCACAGAGCCCATGGAGACATCTCCAACTACCAAGCAAGCTTCAGCAACTGTAAACACCCCGCCCGAACCCACATTGTCAACACATCCCTCTGTGGCAGATGAGCCTCTTCCACTTGAGGCGGGCTGCCTCCAAGTGCCATCGGGCCTCAAAGTGGACTTTATCAACTTAGACGACTTGTTAATAGGCGACCTAAGCTATCTAGCCAAATACTTTGGCCAGAGCATACTGGAGCCCCTATCTATGGACGATATTGCCAACAAGGGTCTGTCAGAGTGGATAGATATCTCGGATGAGGCCGAAGTGGAGAAACTGTTTGTGGAGCTGAAGGCTTTGAATGGAAGCAGCGGTCAGCAGCTTTGCTGGTCTAATCAAATGACACCAGAAAGTTCAGACATTGCGTATCCAATCATAGTACCTGAATATGAAGAGCTCGAGACCTTTAATCTCCTGGCTGATGTCACTTCACCGGCAACGACTGTGCAGGCAGCTGATGGAAAGGCCTCTCCAGTAGGCACGAGCCATAGTCCAAGGGGCACCAAAGAGGGCACCACTAAGAGCCCTCTCATCTTGATCATCAAGAAGGGAGCCAATAGCAGTGCTTCAAGTCCAGCATGGCAGCTGTCCCCACGCAATAGTAGCACTGCAAAGGACGAAAAAGAGGAGACCAAGGCACATTTTTGCACTGCGCTGAACCTGTTACCAAGTTCGGGAGAGCAGCTGAAGAAAATGCGCAAGGGAAAGTCCGCCCGTGCTTTGGCTGTTCTGAAAGACAAAGTGATGTCAGAGTACCTCAAAAACCATTTTGTGCCACTCCATCGTGTACAGGGAATGTACCGGTATTTGTTCAAGAAGGGGCACCTACGGGAGGGCAAGTTGACATATGCCTGTGAAGTATACCGGAACCTACGGAGCCGAGAGAACCGGCCAAGGGCATCTATGGTCATCTCGCGATATGACGAGGAAGGTGAGCTACATGAGCCACAGTTTTATGGGCAGACATTCTGGACATCCATTGAAGTGCTTCTGGAGTTTTATTTTCGTTAATGACAATGTAGTGAAAGTTGAGAAATGGTGTTAAAACCATCCATGCTTTTCATTGTGTCGGTGCAGCCTTTTGGGGTCACACAGGCCAGATACCACATATGCAGAAAATTTTGTCTTGGAAGGACTATCGCAGTTGGCATTAGTGTATTACATTAAGTCTGTGTACATCTTTTGCACTGCTCAAGGTTTTAAAGAGCACCAATATTATTGCTTGATCCTACCCTATACAGAGCTATTACCCCCATTCTCAGTGCAGCCAAATAGCTTAGTCACCACAATGACCTTGTATTAGTCACCCTTAATTATATTGGTTAACATATTTTATGAGCAAAGTAGCAATTTACGAGCACTGTATAAGGCTCATGAATTGAAATGGGGAAATTTATGGCTGAGTATTGCACATTCTTTCATTTCCAGTGACTTCAGTTTGTGTCATATCAGCATAGTTTGGTTTGAAAATATAGACCAGAGCCAAGAACTCTTAGCAATCAGGTTTACAATGGCATGATGTGGTTACCTCAAGAGAAGTTATTAgtataataaaataaaattttcacGGAGTAAGTACAGTATATCCCCTGACAATGCTGTCTTTGTGCCCTGCAGCAGCAAAAAAGAGGTGGGTTAGCATTGTGTATGAACATTGCTTTATGGGTGATGCATTTAGTGATTGACAGCTCTATGCTCTATTAATAAGCTTTTGACTGCCATAGATAATTATATATCTTGTTTAGTTCATCTGCTTAAAGTTAAAACGAAATGTTTTAGCCACACTGGTGGCCAATTGGGTGAGCATCTGCTTCTGTGCTGGAAGTTCTGCATGTGCAGATAGAGGTGGAGCAGTgattacagtgaaagctcgttaattcacacctcattaattcgaaatttTGGATAATTCGAAAAGGTCGCCGCAGTCCCGTCCGCAGTTCATAGGAGACCATGTGTAAAacgattcgttaattcgaacagaaatagctgcctctacggataattcgaagcgcgcgccgccgagcgtctttatcgtcaaacactagtggaagcttttacggtcgaacgataggtggcacgaccagttttttcgagcttcaagtggcctccgagcaaagagggagcaaagtatggcctccaaaatcCAGAGAGGAATTTTTTTTCCCGTAGCCCTCCCGCTATCTCAgcgcctggcgccacttgtaCGCGGGACCCACGGGACGCTGACGAGTCGGCGGAGTAGCCCTAGCAGTCCTAGGCGCACGTTGTTCGTTCACGTCGTCAAGCCGTCTTATTCCGCATCGAATTTGCAAGATGCAGCGGGGAAACTACTGCGCGAAGGCGTCACGTGCTGGAGAGAATGATTTTGTGCGCGggcgacaggaaggacttcggcattacgctgctcactgccatgcacatgttggtgctcgcatgggaacaggtgaccgcgaccacaatcgcaaactgtttccgccacagtggatttgcagctggaagtgcgcaggatagttgtgacgtcgaggtggatggggctgaggagctcatgccagtggcattgcgtgacactcttcggggcgtacgttttgccgattatgttgaagttgacaccggtgcattgGTGTGTGGTGCCTGCTGACTGATGAGGACATTATCGCTGAAGTAGCCGGTGCGCAGCCTGatgctgaagagccagaaggtgagaaagacgaaaatgacgaagcgCCTGTGTGCCCGTCAGCTTGTgcggtgatggaggcacttaatgTGGCGCGTCTCTTCAGCTTCgaagagggtgaagaggattccctgcgccgcgtccgcgcgctggaacagagagccgcagctgtggcattcagagaaaagaagcagatagtcatcaccgacttttttggccaataaatatttttcgtgccccCACTCCCGAAATCCACCCAAttttgctcactttcattatttcgaattttgtttaattcgatattgctcagcgttcccgtggaattcgaattaacgagcttttactgtagatGATCGTTGATGGGACACATGTGTCTGTTTCTTAGGTACTAGTCAAATGCTTATTTGTAACATGCACACTCTTGGAAGCGTGGcagtttgagctagttggtaggTCATGATGATTGTTGTAGCGCAAGCTCAGAACGACGATTAAGGGCAGGAAAACTCGTCTTCTTGTCCTTTGTCATTGTTGTGAGATCGCGCTATAACAGTCGTCATGCACACACTGCTCAGCATTCACAATATTTAATTCATGTTGCAGGGCACATGTGTGACTTTTCTGGACATATCTTTTGGTAGACAGGCTAGCCAGCAGGTCTAAGAATTGGCTAGCCTCCTTGTTCTTCCTTTCCTCCTTTTACTCCTACTTTTTGTAGCCTGCTTTGAGTGAGGGATTTGTATATTTTCCACAGAGTTATGTGTACCTGTAACAACTTTCTTGCTCCTGCAGACTTTACTTCCAAAAAGACACAACCATCATCTCCAGGCCTTCTTTGGCACTTGAAGAAGAAAGTTACCTCCAAATATGGTAGGTGCACATATGTTGCCTCTTAACTTTTGACAAGGGCACTTCATATTGGCAGTtgcagaaatatatatatacaattgtAAGTTGTCTCTCGAATGTAGGTCGACCCCACCTTAAAATTGCtcgaaggggagggggggggcagagaaaagaaaaaagaatgctcTAGTTTCGAGTTCGATTGTAAACCGGCCCCTTTAACTTCAGATATTGAATTAAGACCGAATAGGCCGACCTACAGTCATGCAAATACGGTATTTTTGTTAATGGGTGTAAAACGCCAAGAGAATGAGTATATCGCAtaatgttgggctagttggtgcatagctCAATATTACAGACAGGCTGTTTCCTCTTTGCAAAGAACAATTCAATTTTCATAATTTTGTAAATCAGACAACAGCCATCTGAGTGAGACCCACATAAGTTTTCAACTGGGCAGCTTCCCAAAATGAAATCTACCAAATTTTTCTGGTAATAGCCATAGATGACCGGGCTGCATGTACTTTATGTTGCACTCCTCACTTTCAGTAATGTCAATTTTGGTATTTATAGATGGGTCGCACCAATTTCAACTCAACTGTCCCTGCAAGTTGCTATTATTAATGCCTTCTATATTAATACTATTTTTATTATTCACCGTATCATTGCTCTGTATACATTATTTTGAATTTTGCTTCCTGTTTTATTGTAGTATTCCTATATTTCGTGTCATACTTGAAATGTTTTTACAAGTACACCAATTGCTCAGACAATATTGACATCACTTCTTTTGTAGTTTGTAACCAAGGGTCCAATTTACAGTATTTATACTCTGGGAACTTCATATCTATACAAGTATTTTAGAACTGAAGTCTACAAAAGCTTTGAAGTGCAGGATAGTATCCAGGTTAGAATTTATCAACCAACTTTGTCACAGGGAGTTCAGATTATCGGAGAATGAATCGCAATAAAACCTTTCGCGGCACCTGCAATGTCGGgcatcgatgcagtcagaaacagctaCATCGTCATCTAAACAAATTGTCTCACTCGCTTTACACACACCCAAGATGGCACCCGGGAGTGCTAATAAGTCGCAAAATTCTCTGATGCACTGTACGCCGTTGTCAGCGGTCATGACGCTGCTCAATTTGTCACCCGGCGCCAAAGCCGATTAGGAAACAGTTCACGGTGGTGCTTTACTGGACGTCTCTCCAAACTCCAGTCGGAATTCTTATCACTATGAGCAGAATAATTTTCATTTCGACTTCCAAATAAGAATTTAGTAGGAATGAAGTGAGGAGTccacaagcctcaacacacagcACTGCCCACGAACAAGAAAGGAACGAGTCTCCACTGTCAACATGTTGGTGGTAGCGatggcacttgtggctttgtagcAGGCAGCTGCTTGTACAAAGCAAGAAAAACATAGCCTCTAAGGTTGCCCAtcttgaaggccatgcttttcGTGCCCATCTGCCATTGTATGCAAACAAGCAAGAAAATGCAAACGTTGCAACAAGCTCGCCAAGTCACTTCGCATTTGATGGCTTTGGCAATTGGTCTCATTGAAAAACACCAGATCCGCACTTTCAAACGTGCATATCGCGCATCAAACGTACCGCTGCACTCACGAGTGTTGTGCAACAAACCAGATCAATCGAATGAATAACACCACTTTTTCATCACCTGTGCGCGAAAAGAGATCGGAACTTGTTAGAACGTAACCTGACAGTGATCAATTTTTGTTAGAAAAACGCACTTTCTGGGCTTCAGCGCGGCAGAGTGTTCGATATAGCGAATTTCTTTCTGTGTGGGAGTTCGGTATATGTATGCACCAGCCCTATACTATTGCACGGGAAATTTAAGGGTATTTCTGAACAGTTCAATGCATCCGAGTTTAATATATCTTGGACTGTCTGTTTGAGTGGCTTATATTAAAATATTTTGGTCATAGTGCAATTCTGATgtataaaaaaaatatatgtaccGAACATTGATATCACTTTCCAGTTGTGTACTTGTTATTTATTCATTCTTTTAGTTATGCCAATCTATTTAATGTATAGCTATTTATCAACTGTTTAATATTGTTTTTATTCACTCCTGCGTGGGCTCATGGTGGGCATGCAGTATCTGAAAATATTAAAATGTAGCCAATACATTGAAACTGCAACACCTATGTTGGGAGCACCAACAACATGGTGGTGCATCAACATTGTGATGTCACATTAGTGTTATCTGTCCATTGCACACTGGTTTCTTCATTATTCATGCACAAAGGCTCAATAACTGTCCagcgaggttgttataacaatgTAGCAGGTTAATTGTTGCACGATCGCACTGTCCTAGTGCCATCTAAGCCGCCATGTTGTGCCTCCATGACAGCACATGCAAGCTGTCTATATTGTGGCAATGTGATTCACAAGCAACGGCCCGGAATGCTAAATCGCAATAATGACATTACACATGCCGTGTAAAAGGAGTTTAACTCACGCATATCAACATTGCACAGCACAGATTTCAATGTTGTGGGctatgcttgctttttttttttttctgtaccgtAATTGCACACTTGTTGTAGACCACTTGAGCCACACCATGAGGAAGTAAACAGATAAATAAGTAGGCGTAAATGAAGTAGGAGCACTAGGTGAATATTGAAACCTGTTTTGTCAGCTTTCTGCAAAGCAGTTGCTATAATTTGGGTGTTATTGCCTTCAAGTTGTGAAGTATTAAAGCATGCTTCTTTGTGGCCTTGAGCATACCTAATAATCATAATATGAAACGCAACATCTGTCATGCTTAGCAGTGCTTAAGGGTGGCTGTCGACCAACACAAATGAAAAAAGCGTCGCTGCAAGGTCAAGCAGGCCAGTTAATTAATGGCATTAGCAGTGGCCGCTTGCATTCAAAAACACTCTTCTAATCAAAATACGCATCGTCTATGGCCTAACTGAATTGTGAGCACTCCGTCAAGCAAGATAAGTTGCACATCAAACCTTTCTGTCATCTCACAACTAAGTTTCATATTTGTTCCTCGGTAATAGTGTAAATGTTGCT is a genomic window containing:
- the LOC119171741 gene encoding uncharacterized protein LOC119171741, which codes for MINREMLAKATLNNASSRQVPTRTEIRLPPGVSLTSTPIPVQMTRNNHVTVTLDGTTSVRNLLQQHARPYDDSLLRRQLNKSAVGPAAAVGTAVATSKGQPIIDKSLLAQHLTQKNNELKVIELAPNEKVRVLRTSGGTVTVRSLSPVSAPFRVHTEQVRPPHSIVQTEPLSAPPGSVEHGIPNNLEQRRAPPSSPVVNGPIIAPRKILPKPVHSLSFVANGGRVHQNPPVVSVQNATTRVRLVDPPIHAAPNDVITGLKNMAVVHPQVRPAMSMKPIGADELAKEAQLSKTAAQNVAPNMTHKIAQPSTSAAAASAGQRAFLEPNRVVPVSIQRSVPRPNVQRVDEDESKKSKMIIVDLTEPMETSPTTKQASATVNTPPEPTLSTHPSVADEPLPLEAGCLQVPSGLKVDFINLDDLLIGDLSYLAKYFGQSILEPLSMDDIANKGLSEWIDISDEAEVEKLFVELKALNGSSGQQLCWSNQMTPESSDIAYPIIVPEYEELETFNLLADVTSPATTVQAADGKASPVGTSHSPRGTKEGTTKSPLILIIKKGANSSASSPAWQLSPRNSSTAKDEKEETKAHFCTALNLLPSSGEQLKKMRKGKSARALAVLKDKVMSEYLKNHFVPLHRVQGMYRYLFKKGHLREGKLTYACEVYRNLRSRENRPRASMVISRYDEEDFTSKKTQPSSPGLLWHLKKKVTSKYERDEDYVPRKSQANGQKLRRRLWGRPKGSWRTGAANSDNSSNSSTPSAEAAPNSLTVYCTPLYKLEAGNWTPKCSADDSCRWDIWVSENSLENKMSCPIPMVVLTRIEDGDADSAGTSKDESPQRTVVSELFCSQCSYSCLNKPSLVNHFSSKHKGTGVSFKTVVMKCRINRSASTAKGSST